One region of Triticum aestivum cultivar Chinese Spring chromosome 6B, IWGSC CS RefSeq v2.1, whole genome shotgun sequence genomic DNA includes:
- the LOC123140160 gene encoding ethylene-responsive transcription factor 3-like: protein MPPHHRETWGYRSVRALPSDGFSAEIQFCGMRLDLGNFDTTNKAARAYDTAAWHHRWPHRTSNFPNVPTQERAQELAPLPRLSTNEDRCDNRRREHRLGIAQMDEESMVLWRQHFPQDIINERDLYAQRRAERDKRRVERSAYREDKRRRKADAQFIMRLGAA from the coding sequence ATGCCGCCGCATCACCGAGAAACATGGGGATACCGCAGCGTCCGCGCGCTCCCCTCCGACGGCTTCTCCGCTGAGATCCAGTTCTGCGGGATGCGCCTCGAcctcggcaattttgacaccaccaacaaggccgcccgcgcgtacgacacgGCGGCATGGCACcaccggtggcctcatagaacatcgaacttccccaacgtgccgacgcaggagcgggcgcaggagctcgcgcctctgccgcggcttagcaccaacGAGGATCgttgcgacaaccggaggcgggagcaccgtctcggcatcgctcAGATGGACGAGGAATCCATggtgctgtggcgccaacacttcccgcaggacatcatcaacgagcgcgatttgtacgcgcaaaggagggcagagagggataagaggagggtggagcgatccgcctatcgcgaggacaagcgtaggcgaaaagcggatgctcaattcatcatgaggctaggagcagcg